One window of Scheffersomyces stipitis CBS 6054 chromosome 1, whole genome shotgun sequence genomic DNA carries:
- the YSR3 gene encoding Yeast Sphingolipid Resistance Gene encodes MSSHRQTETSTILRKSPAPDEVVVSEKAELSPQVSNHLSDAGNQSQEHYKSRLSPFRYKLRSMLLPAIRAETKVLNSLQSSLRHPLLDFYFAWTANLASHTFYVLMLPPPIWFGAGKLCRDLIHVLGFGIYLSGGLKDYFCLPRPRSPPLHRITMSSYTTQEYGFPSSHSANATAVSLILFSKLVEIRSSLSAATFYGLLAVLSLYYISLIFGRLYCGMHGYLDIITGSLIGVFCFSFRYWYGDWFDNLMFDNSLNVWITPVLIIAGYLYLIHIHSEPIDDCPCFDDSVSFIGVLMGIDLSHYVAHKSSYFTSRNEFQDPIMIHFNYAELGPVKSILRFVVGVTLVVIWKSISKPVVFTILPPIYKFVGISFPRRNYIATASTTKSNRQIRSASISNVENNIGDLNNLIKGITDHSKRDEMGPETEIDYYAILDYNEDKYKNKNRKKNKRKNNRIDKEKVSDISENEDVEQQLQSFLNKSQVFKPRYDVETIGRTLVYAGVSTTAFWGFSFVSELLNLA; translated from the coding sequence ATGTCGTCCCACAGGCAGACAGAAACCTCTACCATTTTGCGGAAATCTCCAGCTCCAGATGAGGTTGTTGTGTCCGAAAAAGCCGAACTCTCACCCCAAGTCTCAAACCATCTTAGCGATGCTGGAAACCAATCACAGGAGCACTACAAGTCCAGATTGTCACCTTTCAGATACAAGTTGAGGTCGATGCTACTTCCAGCTATTCGGGCTGAAACAAAAGTGTTGAATTCTTTGCAAAGTTCACTTAGGCATCCTTTGCTAGACTTTTATTTTGCCTGGACTGCTAACTTAGCTTCTCACACTTTCTATGTCTTGATGCTTCCTCCACCCATCTGGTTTGGTGCTGGCAAATTGTGTCGTGATCTTATTCATGTTCTTGGGTTCGGTATCTATCTAAGTGGCGGGCTCAAAGACTATTTTTGTTTGCCTCGCCCCAGATCTCCACCGTTACATAGAATCACCATGTCTTCGTACACAACTCAGGAGTACGGGTTTCCTTCTAGCCACAGCGCCAATGCCACCGCTGTATCTCTCATTTTGTTTTCTaaacttgtagaaataCGATCAAGCTTGTCTGCAGCCACTTTCTACGGTCTTCTTGCGGTGTTGTCCTTATATTACATCTCTCTCATTTTTGGCCGTTTGTACTGTGGCATGCATGGCTACTTGGATATCATCACAGGCTCGTTAATTGGAGTATTTTGCTTCTCCTTTAGATACTGGTACGGTGATTGGTTCGACAATTTGATGTTTGACAATAGTCTTAACGTTTGGATAACCCCAGTGTTAATTATCGCTGGCtatttgtatttgattCATATCCATTCTGAACCCATAGACGATTGTCCCTGTTTTGATGACTCGGTGTCGTTCATAGGTGTTCTTATGGGCATTGACTTGTCACACTATGTTGCACACAAGTCGCTGTATTTTACCAGCAGAAACGAGTTCCAGGATCCAATCATGATCCATTTCAACTATGCCGAATTGGGTCCAGTCAAAAGTATTTTGAGATTCGTAGTGGGAGTCACTTTGGTAGTCATCTGGAAGTCAATATCCAAGCCTGTTGTATTCACCATTCTCCCACCTATCTACAAGTTTGTTGGAATTTCGTTTCCTAGAAGAAACTACATTGCTACAGCTAGCACTACGAAGTCGAACAGACAGATCCGGTCTGCGTCTATTTCCAACGTCGAAAACAATATTGGTGACCTCAACAACCTTATCAAGGGAATAACTGACCACAGCAAACGTGATGAAATGGGACCTGAGACTGAAATCGACTACTACGCTATTTTAGACTACAACGAGGACAAGTATAAGAATAAAAACAGGAAGAAAAACAAGAGGAAGAACAATAGAattgacaaagaaaaggtGTCAGATATctctgaaaatgaagacgtcgagcagcagcttcagtcatttttgaacaagagTCAAGTATTCAAACCACGGTACGATGTCGAGACGATAGGGAGAACCTTGGTGTATGCTGGCGTCAGTACCACTGCCTTTTGGGGATTCAGCTTTGTGTCCGAGTTGCTAAATCTAGCCTAG
- the CRL1 gene encoding GTP-binding protein (RHO4) (ras homolog--GTP binding protein) has product MSKRLSFIGKSPREDPTETFNPYETVNLESQRREMFQKYNAPKVIIDDDPVVPNYEVQESFRKHASHNVKLVVVGDGGCGKTCLLVSYAQNRFPEIYVPTVFENYVTNVMAPNNKLIELALWDTAGQEEYDRLRPLSYPDVDVLLICFALDSLVSLQNVKDTWFPEVSHFCPGIPIILVGTKSDLQSQIDPDLPIQVATEINAIGYIQCSAKTMFNIRTVFNFALNHYQKQVEIQEQYEKSKNRLSKVLHGSNGGSFGSAVGGHTRNQSSISNRRGHFKNTSYDSTLLLDQPLAEDTYTHNPYGNFGSPHVDQSPRYNEEEFAFTRDKKKKKKKSKRCTIL; this is encoded by the coding sequence ATGTCTAAGCGCCTCTCTTTTATTGGGAAGTCTCCCAGGGAAGACCCGACAGAAACTTTCAACCCATACGAAACCGTGAACCTTGAGTCGCAACGTAGAGAAATGTTTCAGAAATACAATGCACCCAAAGTCATCATCGACGATGATCCAGTGGTGCCTAACTACGAAGTCCAAGAGTCTTTCCGTAAACACGCGTCCCACAACGTCAAATTGGTAGTCGTAGGCGACGGGGGTTGTGGCAAGACGTGTTTGCTCGTTTCATACGCCCAGAACAGATTTCCTGAAATCTACGTTCCAACAGTATTTGAAAACTATGTCACAAACGTAATGGCTCCCAACAATAAACTCATAGAACTAGCACTCTGGGATACCGCCGGCCAAGAGGAATATGACCGGTTAAGACCATTGAGTTATCCAGATGTCGATGTCCTACTCATCTGTTTTGCACTTGACAGCTTGGTCTCGCTTCAAAACGTCAAAGACACCTGGTTCCCAGAGGTCAGTCACTTTTGTCCGGGTATCCCGATTATCTTGGTGGGAACCAAAAGTGACCTACAATCGCAGATCGACCCCGACTTACCCATACAGGTAGCAACAGAAATCAACGCCATTGGCTACATCCAGTGCTCTGCCAAAACCATGTTCAATATCCGTACCGTGTTCAACTTCGCCTTGAACCATTACCAGAAACAGGTTGAAATACAGGAGCAGTATGAGAAATCGAAGAATCGACTATCCAAAGTGCTTCACGGATCCAACGGTGGCAGTTTTGGCTCGGCTGTAGGTGGCCACACCCGGAACCAATCGTCAATTTCCAACAGAAGGGGTCACTTCAAAAACACTTCCTACGACTCTACTCTTCTCTTGGACCAACCTTTGGCTGAAGATACGTACACACACAACCCTTACGGAAACTTTGGTAGCCCACATGTTGATCAGCTGCCAAGGtacaacgaagaagagtttGCATTCACcagagacaagaagaaaaagaagaagaagtccaagCGATGTACCATTTTGTAG
- the ABC1 gene encoding mitochondrial chaperone (multicopy suppressor of a cytochrome b mRNA translation defect, essential for the electron transfer in the bc1 complex), with product MSFSKNFYEITVIAASFSKVAASAVRIVENDLCTLYKTNPLTQPLRDLDTSSSMWQTGKSKSEEARARNEAIDVSISNLSNKNIQNNQKRGYSTRAYSTTDNTESVPTRIIGDVEKPQGFQMSQSEVPSTRLARIFHYGTLAAGMGLGAAKHGLKQYASGKKDLDMKSLILSPTNIERMAKKFSKMRGAALKVGQMMSFQDSSILPKEIQQILLRVQNSAHYMPPGQLERVMVGDLGVNWRERLFASFEDVPVAAASIGQVHNAVTEDLTPVVVKVQYPGVVDSIDSDLNNLLMLLTASSLLPPGLFLDKTIANARTELKWECDYIREAQSLIRFRDILKDDDVFEVPRVFHNLCGEHVLTMERMRGIEIVKGNWDQATNDWIATNIMRLCLLEIKKFRFMQTDPNWANFLYNEQTKKIELLDFGASRDFGEDFIDNYVSVLRAACKKDREGVEHFSKKLGYLTGLESPQMVRAHVDSVMVLGEAFSPVDNKGKPFDFNNQTITDRVRGNIGLMLNERLAPPPEETYSLHRKLSGVFLLCARLKATVPCEDLFREIIGFD from the exons ATGTCgttctccaagaatttcTATGAGATAACGGTAATCGCCGCTTCCTTTTCGAAGGTGGCAGCTTCGGCTGTACGAATCGTGGAAAATGATTTGTGTACTTTATATAAAACAAATCCTTTGACTCAACCATTAAGAGATTTGGATACCAGCAGCTCGATGTGGCAGACCGGAAAGTCcaaatcagaagaagccagagccagaaacGAGGCCATAGACGTTTCAATATCAAACCTAAGCAATAAAAACATTCAAAATAACCAAAAGAGAGGATATTCTACTAGAGCTTATTCTACT ACTGACAATACAGAATCTGTACCTACAAGAATCATTGGCGATGTAGAAAAACCGCAAGGATTCCAGATGTCTCAGAGTGAAGTTCCCAGTACCAGATTAGCCCGGATCTTTCATTACGGTACCTTGGCTGCTGGAATGGGATTGGGGGCTGCAAAACACGGCTTGAAACAGTATGCTTCTGGTAAGAAGGATCTTGACatgaagtcgttgataCTATCTCCGACGAACATCGAACGTATGGCTAAGAAGTTCTCGAAGATGAGAGGAGCAGCCTTGAAAGTCGGCCAGATGATGTCGTTCCAGGATTCGTCTATTTTGCCCAAAGAAATCCAAcagatcttgttgagaGTCCAGAATTCAGCCCACTACATGCCTCCAGGACAATTGGAAAGAGTCATGGTAGGTGACTTGGGAGTCAACTGGCGTGAACGTCTCTTTGCTTCATTTGAAGACGTACCCGTAGCTGCAGCTTCCATTGGACAAGTGCATAATGCTGTTACGGAAGATTTGACTCCTGTCGTAGTGAAGGTACAATATCCGggagttgttgattctATTGACTCtgacttgaacaacttgttaATGTTGTTGACTGCTTCATCGTTATTACCACCTGGGTTATTCCTTGACAAGACGATTGCCAATGCTAGAACTGAATTGAAGTGGGAATGCGACTATATCCGTGAAGCCCAGAGCTTGATTCGTTTCCGTGACATCTTGAAAGACGACGACGTCTTCGAAGTTCCTCGTGTTTTCCACAACTTGTGTGGTGAGCATGTGTTAACCATGGAGAGAATGAgaggaattgaaattgtcaaGGGTAACTGGGATCAGGCTACCAATGACTGGATTGCAACAAATATCATGAGATTGTGCTTGttggaaatcaagaaattcaGGTTCATGCAAACTGATCCTAACTGGGCTaacttcttgtacaacgaacaaacgaagaaaatcgagttgttggatttTGGAGCTTCCCGCGACTTTGGAGAAGACTTCATCGACAACTACGTATCTGTGCTTCGAGCAGCTTGTAAGAAAGACAGAGAAGGTGTAGAACATTTCTCAAAGAAGTTGGGCTACTTGACCGGTTTGGAGTCGCCTCAGATGGTCAGAGCTCACGTCGATTCAGTGATGGTTTTGGGTGAAGCATTTTCGCCCGTGGACAACAAAGGTAAGCCttttgacttcaacaaccagACGATTACCGACAGAGTCAGAGGCAACATCGGGTTAATGTTGAACGAGAGATTGGCACCACctccagaagaaacctACTCCTTGCACAGAAAGTTGAGTGGAGTGTTTTTGTTATGTGCGAGATTGAAGGCCACGGTGCCTTGCGAGGACTTGTTCAGAGAGATCATTGGTTTTGACTAG
- the TRM2 gene encoding tRNA(m5U54)methyltransferase, whose amino-acid sequence MSATEEKKRPITPPIEEGENKKQHTGGKEQQKKQPKVHRRKYKAKDIDQTSPMGVLQFEIDAILNEHNLVKDDVSNNMSLILNDESAQQKYHRVVSDVKIELLTSNGEGLALIPHPDESKKNQVCIVPFGLPGDIVTVKVFKSHPLYVESDLVSVETEASVRDNSLINCSYFGKCSGCQYQNVEYEQQLKFKRETIVNAYKFFAPVLNNNNRLPEIRDTEPSPLKYRYRTKLTPHFNVPYKKNFVLETRPNLGFGSKGRPTWRKDVEIPDGSILDIEECTIGTPIINIGMKNERARFEQEFKKYKKGATILLREDTNVVNNGEDFELKEASTDVEGKISSVEVNIEGENKKLVKTCVTKSRQIVTEYVNGYTFEFSAGEFFQNNNSILPAVTNYVKSNLAIPNSKEGEPNYLVDAYCGSGLFSITCSDNVSKVIGVEVSADSVKFAERNAKNNNIENALFLVGKAEQIFGSIDTPSNRTSVILDPPRKGCDEVFLNQLSDYHPAKIVYISCNVHSQARDVEWFINNTENGKDYYVESIKGFDFFPQTHHVESVAVLALKN is encoded by the coding sequence ATGTCTGCTAcggaagaaaagaagaggcCAATTACACCTCCCATCGAAGAGggagaaaacaagaaacagCATACTGGTGGAAAGGAACAACAAAAAAAGCAGCCCAAAGTacacagaagaaagtacaAGGCTAAGGATATCGACCAGACTTCACCTATGGGAGTTCTTCagtttgaaattgatgCGATTTTGAATGAACACAATTTGGTCAAAGACGATGTTTCCAACAACATGTCGTTGATCCTCAACGATGAATCTGCTCAGCAGAAATATCATCGTGTAGTCTCTGATGTCAAGATCGAGCTTCTTACCTCGAATGGTGAAGGTCTTGCATTGATTCCTCATCCCGATGAGAGTAAGAAGAATCAAGTTTGCATAGTGCCATTTGGACTACCAGGTGACATCGTGACGGTTAAGGTCTTTAAATCGCATCCGTTATACGTAGAGTCAGATTTAGTTTCTGTCGAAACAGAAGCTTCGGTTCGTGAcaattccttgatcaactgTAGCTACTTTGGCAAGTGTTCCGGATGTCAGTACCAAAACGTCGAGTACGAACAGCAGTTGAAGTTTAAGAGAGAGACCATTGTCAATGCTTATAAGTTCTTTGCGCCTgtgttgaacaacaataatagatTGCCAGAGATCAGGGATACGGAGCCTTCTCCGTTAAAATACAGGTACAGAACCAAGTTGACCCCACATTTCAACGTCCcgtacaagaagaactttgTTCTCGAAACCAGGCCAAACTTGGGTTTTGGATCCAAGGGTAGACCAACATGGAGGAAAGACGTAGAAATACCCGATGGCTCTATTTTGGATATCGAAGAATGCACGATTGGTACTCCCATCATTAACATCGGAATGAAAAACGAAAGAGCTAGATTCGAacaagaattcaagaagtacaagAAGGGTGCTACCATTTTGTTGAGAGAGGACACCAATGTTGTAAACAATGGAGAAGACTTCGAGTTAAAGGAAGCTTCCACCGACGTGGAAGGTAAGATTTCATCTGTTGAAGTAAACATAGAAGgagaaaacaagaagttaGTTAAGACCTGTGTCACCAAGAGCAGACAAATAGTTACTGAATACGTGAATGGATACACATTTGAATTCTCTGCTGGggaattcttccaaaacaACAACTCCATCTTGCCAGCTGTTACCAACTATGTCAAGTCCAATTTGGCTATCCCAAATTCCAAGGAAGGAGAACCAAACTACTTGGTGGATGCATACTGTGGATCCGGTTTATTCTCCATAACGTGTTCTGATAACGTTTCGAAGGTAATCGGAGTTGAAGTGTCTGCAGACTCGGTCAAATTTGCCGAACGTAATGCTaagaacaacaacatcGAGAATGCCTTATTCTTAGTAGGTAAGGCAGAACAAATCTTTGGAAGTATCGACACTCCCAGCAACAGAACATCTGTTATCTTAGATCCACCAAGAAAAGGTTGTGATGAGGTATTTTTGAACCAATTGTCAGACTACCATCCTGCAAAGATCGTCTACATCAGTTGTAATGTGCATTCTCAAGCTCGTGATGTAGAATGGTTCATAAACAACACCGAGAACGGAAAAGACTACTACGTGGAAAGCATCAAAGGATTTGACTTTTTCCCACAGACGCACCACGTAGAAAGTGTCGCTGTTTTAGCATTGAAAAACTAG